The DNA window TAGGCGGTATGAATTTGATTTTGCATCTAGTACTGATGGATGGAACAAGTCCAGTTACACATCAAAACAGAGCAAGCATCATACATTGTATTAACAGATTGGAGCATCACATGATCGCGGTAGCACGCCAGCCAAATCTGGATCATATCCTTTCTCATTGACAGCAGGCATTAAACTCGGCGTGCGTTTTTCCTGCTTCTCCATCTTTTTCATCTAGCATTCCAAATGGGTATTGAGGTACAAAGTACAAACCCCTGAAAGTCAAGCTGTAACAGTTAAGATGGTAGAAAGTCGATGTTGACTGAACCACTGCTTTTGTTTTTTTACCAGATCAAAGCCGTGTGGAGTACGGAATTAAGGTTGGAAGTGACATAGTGCAATGGTTAAGCAATTGAACAACTTGAGAAAGTGAAATACAGAGGTTAATTCTAACTGAAGATCTTAATGGACGGATAAATGGAAGGACGCCTAGTTTCCTGACACCATGAGAGACTGCTTGCAGCAAGAAGCTGACAGCTTGCTCCATCTCCGTTTAGTGACCAAACATGAGTGCATGACCATGGGGTTGAACTGAAAACAAAAGCCAAATGCAAGTCTGAACGCCAGATTCTAAGCCTCCTCTGTTTGTACTAGGAAGAGAATCGTGCATTTGCAGTGCAGGGCCTTACATAACCCATCCCAGCACGAAAAACTTTGATCGTTCAAACAAATATAGTAAACGGCTAAGGCAAGCATCCGAATGTTCTGAACTCTGTATATGGCAGCAAACTAATTAGCTACACTCACTGCTATAGTACAGGAGTACTTGAGATTTTCCAAGACGTGGCTCCAATTTCCCATGTATCCTAGCGCTCACAGAAAACAATCTCGTCAGTTTGTAATGGATGCTTTATCCTGAGCAACAGATGTTCTCTGACAGCAACAGAAGTATCCTAGCTTTCCACTTGCAATGTCCAACCCCGGCTCTTCTTCCTTTTTGTCCAAGCGTTCTCGCCAAACAGCAGAAACCAATCGTGCAAAAGCAAACATAACAAAATTTACCAAAATATATATAGAAAAAAAACACGCAAGTCTCCCACACAGACTACTCTGGGACTGTGCATGTGCATTGAGTAAACCAATGACAAGCAATTTTATTGCCtcatgaaaatctgattattAAGCTTCACCATCACACATCATTCGGTTAAAACTAAACACACGAAAAGGCATTAGTACACAAGTCTTAAACTGAAAAAATTAAGAAAGCGTGACCCCCTTTTTCGCAGAACGCTTTCTCTTGGTGGCTGTAGTTTCTAGCTCCCGAATCTCACAAGCAAAGACATAGCTATAATATGGGGGTATCTGAGAACTCCATGCTAGAACCTCAAACTTGCCATGAGGCTTCACGCTTCCATACATCACATCTTGGATTCTTATCTTCGGAACCTCGTCCTCTGGGGAGCGTTGGTACTGATGATAGAGTACAAAATCTTCAGCAGGTGTAGCCATTCTCCCAAGATTTGCAGGTCTGTTTTGGTTCAGAAGATCAAAGGGATGCTCACCAAATCTGGTGACATGCTTTTGGAAAGACCCTCTCAGGAAGACCAAaaccttgcaccaaaagtgggCATCAAAATTGTCCCTGAGCAAACGGGCAGTGACATTTGCGCCGATGAAGGAACTGTTCATCGTCCTGGCTATCTCCATGGCCAGGTACATGAGACTTGGGTGCATCTTGGCATCGGTGCTTCCAAATGTAAGCGTCTTGAAGAAATACCAGTATGCCTCATGGGACAGATATTTTAGAGTTAAGGCCTTCGTTGTTCGAAACCTCACAATTTTGTCGGACCGGCTTGTAACTATGATTTTACTACCAGTTGGCAGACATAGTTTAGAAGCAGAATAAATCCTATTCCATGCATCTTCATTCAGATCCCCAGATAACTCAATGACAACTAGCAGTCTGCTTCCCTCTTTGTTGTAGTTTGCCAGGCAATTTTGATATCTCATTTCACAACTGTCTCTGAAAGTAGTTAGCTCATCATTTGTTAAACCATGGATGCGAAAGAACAGGATATCTGAGAAATGACCACAGACTCTTTCGTCTTTGCAAACATGAGCAACTAGGGTGCTCTTGCCGACTTGGCTTGGTCCGACAATCGGCAGGACCTCCAATTCTTCAGCACCATCATGTGGCTGTGTGTGCAGTAGGAAGTTGATGATAAGTTGTGCTTCTGTTTGGCGGCCAAACATGCTGTTGGCCAGCTGGAGGTGCATGCTGTAAGGCTGGCGGCGCAAGCGAGGGCAGCTCATCAAATACACGACTAACTCTTCCACATCAAGGATCATGGAACTCAAGTCATCAAGCGTCTCTCGCAGCTGTTTCAGAACCAGTGTGTTTCTACTGGAGAGAGAAAGACGTTTCAGATAGTTTACCTTGGACAAAGACGACGAAGGGTGCCTCATAACCTTATCTTTCCTGTCCTCATCGTGAGATTGGCAGCTGAAGGTGTCCAGCATGAACTGTCCTCGGTACATGGCGTCTCTCACCATGTCCAACTGGATGAGCATAGCTTGATTTGTGATCTGCCGCCCCATGGACTCATCGGTGATGACCTGTCCCCGGAGCAGGACCCTGCGGAGGCGATCCTCCAGATCCGccggagttggcttgaagattTTACTGGTGAAGAAATTTATGGATCTAGTGGTCAGCTCACCAAGGACTGCAGAGATGATAATCTCCATTTGGGGA is part of the Panicum hallii strain FIL2 chromosome 2, PHallii_v3.1, whole genome shotgun sequence genome and encodes:
- the LOC112882859 gene encoding disease resistance protein RGA2-like, which encodes MEIIISAVLGELTTRSINFFTSKIFKPTPADLEDRLRRVLLRGQVITDESMGRQITNQAMLIQLDMVRDAMYRGQFMLDTFSCQSHDEDRKDKVMRHPSSSLSKVNYLKRLSLSSRNTLVLKQLRETLDDLSSMILDVEELVVYLMSCPRLRRQPYSMHLQLANSMFGRQTEAQLIINFLLHTQPHDGAEELEVLPIVGPSQVGKSTLVAHVCKDERVCGHFSDILFFRIHGLTNDELTTFRDSCEMRYQNCLANYNKEGSRLLVVIELSGDLNEDAWNRIYSASKLCLPTGSKIIVTSRSDKIVRFRTTKALTLKYLSHEAYWYFFKTLTFGSTDAKMHPSLMYLAMEIARTMNSSFIGANVTARLLRDNFDAHFWCKVLVFLRGSFQKHVTRFGEHPFDLLNQNRPANLGRMATPAEDFVLYHQYQRSPEDEVPKIRIQDVMYGSVKPHGKFEVLAWSSQIPPYYSYVFACEIRELETTATKRKRSAKKGVTLS